Proteins encoded in a region of the uncultured Paludibaculum sp. genome:
- the grpE gene encoding nucleotide exchange factor GrpE — MEKDTTNAEALPTLEGEDVAALSDASAQLEALASQRDQLEKEKAELNSRLLRMAAEFDNFRKRTEREKAEAIEYGSYDALKALLPILDDFERALKTEVADSEYARGMALIYQRMSEAMRKLGLEPIESEGKPFDPNIHFAIDRCESPDVEVDTVVAEYQRGYVFKSRLLRAAMVKVAVKG, encoded by the coding sequence ATGGAGAAAGACACGACGAACGCCGAGGCTCTGCCCACGCTCGAAGGCGAGGATGTGGCAGCCCTGAGTGACGCCTCCGCGCAACTCGAGGCATTGGCCTCACAACGAGACCAGTTGGAGAAAGAGAAAGCCGAATTGAACAGCCGCCTGCTGCGCATGGCGGCGGAATTCGACAACTTTCGCAAGCGGACTGAGCGCGAAAAGGCCGAAGCCATCGAATATGGTTCCTACGACGCCCTCAAGGCGCTGCTGCCGATCCTCGATGATTTCGAACGCGCATTGAAAACGGAAGTCGCCGATTCGGAATACGCCCGCGGCATGGCCCTCATCTATCAGAGGATGTCCGAGGCCATGCGCAAACTAGGGCTCGAACCCATCGAGTCGGAAGGCAAGCCGTTCGATCCCAATATCCACTTCGCCATCGACCGCTGCGAATCGCCCGATGTCGAGGTCGACACGGTGGTCGCCGAATACCAGCGTGGATACGTCTTCAAGAGCCGCCTGCTGCGCGCGGCCATGGTGAAAGTCGCGGTGAAGGGTTGA
- the hrcA gene encoding heat-inducible transcriptional repressor HrcA codes for MLSPRTIEVLHSIVQMYIETGEPVASRSIARLRKDNLSPATIRNIMADLADLGYLDQPHTSAGRVPTPKAFKHFAQGIAASRVPGANLDRLREELVQRNSLEERAEHSSHLLTELTRNVGIVAAIPAIAQSLDHLELVPLSELRVLMVVVTSDGFVRNQVAHLTEPVSPEELISIRNYVNQEFGGWSLQDIRRELGRRLLEERAAYDSLLRKLTVLYSQGLLEIGMVPQIYLEGASNLVGIDLHLTKERLRDLFRALEEKKRLMELLDQFLADSTAGIQVQIGLGDAHPAMRDFSLIGITVEMPGGLQTKMAVLGPMRMNYPRVLAAVTHVGLVLKTLPQ; via the coding sequence ATGTTGTCTCCTCGAACCATCGAAGTGCTGCACTCCATCGTGCAGATGTACATCGAGACCGGAGAGCCTGTGGCTTCGCGCAGCATCGCCCGACTGCGCAAGGACAACCTGAGCCCTGCCACTATCCGCAACATCATGGCCGATCTGGCGGATCTGGGCTACCTCGACCAGCCCCACACCTCCGCCGGCCGCGTGCCTACCCCCAAGGCATTCAAACACTTCGCCCAGGGCATCGCCGCCTCCCGAGTCCCCGGCGCCAACCTCGACCGTCTGCGCGAGGAACTCGTCCAGCGCAACAGTCTGGAAGAACGGGCCGAACACAGCTCCCACCTGCTCACCGAGCTCACCCGCAACGTAGGCATCGTCGCGGCCATCCCAGCCATCGCCCAATCCCTCGATCACCTGGAACTCGTGCCGTTGTCGGAACTTCGCGTCCTGATGGTCGTCGTCACCAGCGATGGCTTCGTCCGCAATCAGGTGGCTCACTTGACGGAACCGGTTTCGCCCGAGGAGCTCATCTCCATCCGCAACTACGTCAACCAGGAGTTCGGCGGCTGGAGCCTGCAGGACATTCGCCGGGAACTGGGACGCCGGCTGCTGGAGGAACGTGCCGCTTACGACTCCCTGCTGCGGAAACTCACTGTCCTCTACTCGCAGGGCTTGCTCGAGATCGGAATGGTGCCGCAGATCTACCTCGAAGGTGCCTCCAACCTGGTCGGCATCGACCTGCACCTGACCAAGGAACGCCTCCGCGATCTCTTCCGTGCCCTTGAGGAGAAGAAGCGCCTGATGGAACTCCTCGACCAGTTCCTCGCCGACAGCACGGCCGGAATTCAGGTCCAGATCGGCCTGGGTGACGCCCACCCCGCCATGCGCGACTTCTCGTTGATAGGAATTACCGTGGAGATGCCCGGGGGCCTCCAAACCAAGATGGCGGTCCTGGGTCCCATGCGGATGAATTACCCCCGCGTGCTGGCCGCCGTTACGCACGTTGGGCTGGTCTTGAAAACTCTGCCACAATAG